A segment of the Nocardia higoensis genome:
GAGCATGCCGAAGGTGAGGAAATCCGCGCGCCGGGAGAACAGATGCTCCGGCGGCAGATTCTGTTGTTTCATGCCCGCGAATTCGCTCGCGCGCGGATCGACGGCGAGCAGGAAAGCGCCACTGGCCAATTCGGGGGTGATGGTGAGCTCTTCGTCCACCAGACACCATTCCGACGCCGACAGCACGTATTCCAGACTCTCCTCGGCCCCGATCTCCTCGGGGGAATCGATCACACCGTGCTGGATCATCAGCTCGCGCAGATCCTCGGCGCGCTCCTCGGCGGCCGCGCGCAGGCAGGTGATCTCGAAATCGACGTGCGCGCGATCCATCCGGTTGTAGAGACCGAAGTCGAGGAAGCCGACGCGTCCGTCGTCGAGGACGAGCACATTGCCCGGATGCGGGTCACCGCAGAATTCGGCGAATTCGAACAGCGAGCCGACGTAGAAGCGATAGATGATCTCGCCGATCCGGTCGCGTTCGGCCGCGGGCAGGTTCCTGGCCTCCTCGAAGGAGCGGCCGGGCAGGTACTCCGAGACCAGCACGCGGGTGGTGCAGTGCTCGACCAGGGTGCGCGGCACCACGATGAACGGGTGGTCGGCGTAGAGCCGCGCCAGCTGGGCCTGGGTGGCGGCCTCGGCGCTGTAGTCGAGCTCGCTCTCGATGTTCAGCCGCAGCTCGTCGAGCACCGCGGGGGTGACCCACGGCATCGCCGACTGCAGCACCTTGCGGAACATGGCGAGGTTCTTCAGATCCGCGCGCA
Coding sequences within it:
- a CDS encoding ABC1 kinase family protein produces the protein MAKHVPTSRLARGTKLGAVAAGTVLRNQRTRLSMRGRSEAVRAKMAEESMLRTIEQVVVVLGTMKGVAMKLGQMMSVLDLDLVPDTHRDRFQQRLAVLRNAAPSVPFAGMRQVVEEDFGAPLESVFAEFEPEPIAAASIGQVYRARLHDGRQVAVKVQYPGIDVAVRADLKNLAMFRKVLQSAMPWVTPAVLDELRLNIESELDYSAEAATQAQLARLYADHPFIVVPRTLVEHCTTRVLVSEYLPGRSFEEARNLPAAERDRIGEIIYRFYVGSLFEFAEFCGDPHPGNVLVLDDGRVGFLDFGLYNRMDRAHVDFEITCLRAAAEERAEDLRELMIQHGVIDSPEEIGAEESLEYVLSASEWCLVDEELTITPELASGAFLLAVDPRASEFAGMKQQNLPPEHLFSRRADFLTFGMLGQLRTTANWHRIAREWLYDEEPVTDLGRAHRRWREEHLSPQKRQASAGHAPRR